A window from Anoplolepis gracilipes chromosome 15, ASM4749672v1, whole genome shotgun sequence encodes these proteins:
- the Galla-2 gene encoding MIP18 family protein galla-2, with protein sequence MNENLENVNPKLYKRLNDREITADEQDEDVADGFDAREIFDIIRNINDPEHPLTLEELNVVEQGLIEVDDKGNKVDVKFTPTIPHCSMATLIGLSIRVQLLRALPARFKVNVKIFPGTHISEEAVNKQLADKERVAAALENSKLLDVINQCLAPKN encoded by the exons ATGAACGAGAATTTAGAAAACGTTAATCCAAAGCTCTACAAAAGATTGAATGACAGAGAAATCACAGCCGACGAGCAAGACGAAGATGTTGCAGATGGGTTTGAcgcgagagaaatttttg atATAATCAGAAACATTAATGATCCAGAACATCCTTTAACTCTGGAAGAATTAAATGTTGTGGAACAGGGTCTCATTGag GTAGACGATAAAGGGAACAAAGTGGACGTAAAGTTCACGCCCACAATACCTCATTGCAGCATGGCCACTTTAATTGGATTGTCCATTCGTGTACAATTGCTGCGTGCTCTACCTGCTAGGTTCAAGGTCAATGTGAAAATTTTCCCTGGTACTCATATTTCGGAGGAAGCAGTGAACAAACAGCTCGCCGATAAGGAAAGAGTGGCTGCGGCTTTAGAAAATTCCAAGTTACTTGATGTGATCAATCAGTGCTTAGctccaaaaaattaa
- the LOC140674281 gene encoding uncharacterized protein: MCACEKYIMSMKQTHEMQFAADSEMRLVSLFLACSLIILASSSRCPESKKPHLTSCTIFYNCVNLPGGGYVWVPSKCTEGLVFQPYLRMCVVPGDVWTCDSTEHTLVTNEYETPAELVGYPTDTSSLGYTQDPFSNVIDSSYVIDNFSDSTEAVTAYPLIEFEESNVTDKNVKNVSYHKEENYSYEYYTNKQAPSSSLTEEYKNIIDSHYKCLNELINRLHNYKKLLTVSSSLSIPIKDITAIKPNKTIAIFASHNQEHNITLSYLVQSYTEGNVELHDGDKPTEMKDDGSQINDGASTTSSTVSTDSTLQLLIDSLDSDNNIIRISDNLGNKQYLTIDGYKAIASRLTSRFVTVIACTKNIRLSNRTDCNRYYTCDPKSASVVEFSCPLHTAFNVNSRICDIESVKTCGNKLPVNEIFIERHENTTTDSAEKLTEEERLCHEVGKTKDPTSDSHYYICYSMPGSEDIKSIRMSCPNALIFCQSKRVCTTRRLCDVS; the protein is encoded by the exons ATGTGTGCGTGTGAAAAGTACATAATGTCTATGAAGCAGACACATGAAATGCAGTTTGCAGCAGACAGCGAAATGCGGCTCGTATCGCTCTTCCTCGCGTGCAGTCTCATCATTTTGGCAAGTTCGTCGCGATGCCCAGAATCCAAGAAGCCGCATCTCACGAGTTGCACGATTTTCTACAACTGTGTGAATTTACCTGGCGGCGGTTACGTGTGGGTACCCTCGAAATGTACCGAAGGCTTG gtaTTCCAACCATATTTACGGATGTGCGTGGTTCCTGGTGATGTCTGGACGTGCGATTCGACCGAGCATACTCTCGTGACGAACGAATACGAGACACCTGCCGAACTTGTCGGATATCCAACGGATACAAGCTCGTTGGGATACACGCAAGATCCTTTCTCCAATGTGATTGACTCGTCCTATGTGATTGATAATTTCTCTGATTCAACCGAAGCTGTAACCGCGTATCCTTTGATCGAGTTTGAAGAATCGAACGTGACCGATAAGAATGTGAAAAATGTGTCGTATCATAAAGAAGAGAATTATTCGTACGAGTATTATACGAATAAGCAAGCACCGTCCTCATCTCTAACGgaagagtataaaaatattatagacaGTCATTACAAATGTCTAAACGAATTGATTAATCGGTTGCACAATTACAAGAAACTGCTTACGGTATCGAGTTCTCTGTCGATACCCATTAAAGATATTACGGCAATAAAGCCGAATAAGACCATCGCCATATTTGCGTCTCACAATCAGGAACATAACATAACGCTAAGTTATCTCGTGCAAAGTTATACCGAAGGAAACGTAGAGTTACATGATGGAGATAAACCAACCGAAATGAAGGACGACGGATCTCAGATAAATGATGGCGCGTCAACTACGAGTAGTACGGTTTCAACAGACAGTACTTTGCAGTTGCTAATTGATAGCCTGGATTCTGACAACAATATAATAAGGATTAGTGATAATCTCGGGAACAAACAGTACCTGACGATCGATGGATACAAGGCCATAGCTTCTCGATTAACATCGCGATTCGTTACCGTCATAGCCTGTACAAAAAACATTCGTCTATCAAACAGGACCGATTGTAACAGATATTACACGTGCGATCCGAAATCGGCATCCGTAGTGGAGTTCTCTTGTCCATTGCACACAGCTTTTAACGTGAATTCGCGAATCTGCGACATCGAGAGCGTGAAAACGTGCGGGAACAAACTTCCGGTAAATGAGATATTCATCGAGCGTCATGAAAACACGACGACGGATTCTGCCGAAAAATTGACAGAGGAAGAGCGATTGTGCCACGAGGTCGGTAAAACAAAGGATCCCACTTCTGATTCTCATTATTACATCTGTTACAGTATGCCAGGATCTGAAGACATCAAATCGATTCGTATGAGTTGTCCGAATGCTTTGATATTTTGTCAAAGCAAGAGAGTGTGCACCACTAGACGATTGTGCGATGTGTCATGA